A single region of the Lotus japonicus ecotype B-129 chromosome 4, LjGifu_v1.2 genome encodes:
- the LOC130712844 gene encoding mRNA 3'-end-processing protein RNA14-like produces MSLASDSLLTAFEKKKNIRFSPLANLKGNKTSSSTTSAGEKRAPGEGSSRPPPKKPCLLSAAASSGEKSIPITSAASHGSREALGVEQPSAWGDLISRSPPNGAGVLPISGQSSMPNTNLPPPPPSGHNPPPPPGSVNQGLPY; encoded by the coding sequence ATGAGCCTCGCCAGTGATAGCCTTCTCACCGCttttgagaagaaaaagaacatcCGGTTTTCTCCTCTAGCCAACTTGAAAGGCAACAAAACATCCTCATCAACAACTTCGGCTGGCGAGAAACGGGCTCCTGGCGAGGGATCCTCTCGGCCACCCCCTAAAAAGCCGTGCCTCTtgtctgctgctgcttcctccgGCGAGAAAAGCATCCCCATTACTTCAGCAGCTTCCCATGGGTCTAGGGAGGCTCTTGGGGTGGAACAACCCAGCGCCTGGGGTGACCTTATCAGTAGGTCGCCCCCCAATGGGGCAGGTGTCCTGCCGATTTCTGGTCAAAGCTCGATGCCAAACACCAATCTACCGCCGCCTCCTCCCTCGGGTCACAATCCGCCCCCGCCTCCAGGTTCCGTAAATCAAGGATTGCCCTACTAA